Proteins co-encoded in one Medicago truncatula cultivar Jemalong A17 chromosome 8, MtrunA17r5.0-ANR, whole genome shotgun sequence genomic window:
- the LOC112418402 gene encoding uncharacterized protein: MFRAYVIYLIGSRIMPNNSGNLVHLSFLQLLDKSPEEVGQYSWGSACLATLYRSLCDGAIYGNTEMPGCTILLQAWAWSRMSCLAPVPRIPPQAHAQLPLANIWLEHGNKFVENPRHNLVCTRLKIDTMAYDQFSWRPYVNFNYSNEEESQIWSANTYLICFQIVERHQTDRVRLQFGLPQHPPSLPENLKDFHKINLSKDRIKGSWGDKHHRQVQNWNQRHQLALHSVRYNHEVYPNRQYFAWYWEFFGDYLWLSRQVLLSNPRQACASILPGLPRDYPAVPQTYTVPDENMWSNTPPPYNQFMTPPPTNFDQTFNPSTNYNYNQTYQSPPQPTNQILHNTPIPYPSYSQQSRHGESSRTSNYSFDDYNPTQYTTQISYPDQSQYSSFNLPTPPHFVNYPQTSYALQWPNSQTNTIENLAAGFNDDDFVNEIWTNSASQVQNEVAMETNDDAEILDEDVEEEEEEEEQHQRPVRNKKDKLCATGGHSLHWRN, encoded by the exons ATGTTTAGAGCCTATGTCATATACTTGATAGGCTCTCGAATAATGCCTAATAATAGTGGTAATCTTGTACATTTGTCGTTTTTGCAATTGTTGGATAAATCACCTGAGGAGGTTGGACAGTATAGTTGGGGTTCAGCTTGTTTGGCCACGCTATATAGATCCTTGTGTGACGGTGCAATATATGGCAATACCGAAATGCCTGGGTGCACAATTCTCTTGCAAGCATGGGCGTGGTCAAGAATGTCATGCTTAGCTCCCGTGCCAAGGATACCACCACAAGCTCATGCACAACTTCCGTTGGCAAATAT ATGGCTAGAACATGGTAATAAATTCGTGGAAAATCCTCGGCATAATCTCGTATGTACGCGTTTAAAAATCGACACCATGGCATATGATCAG TTCTCCTGGAGGCCTTATGTCAACTTCAATTACAGCAACGAAGAAGAAAGCCAAATATGGTCTGCAAACACATATCTCATCTGTTTTCAGATTGTCGAGAGACATCAGACAGACAGAGTAAGGCTTCAATTTGGCTTACCGCAACACCCACCTTCCTTACcagaaaatttgaaagatttccACAAAATTAATTTGTCAAAAGATAGAATTAAAGGCTCGTGGGGAGATAAGCATCATCGTCAAGTCCAAAACTGGAACCAACGTCATCAATTAGCACTTCACAGCGTTCGGTATAACCATGAGGTTTATCCAAATCGTCAATATTTTGCATGGTATTGGGAATTTTTCGGAGATTATCTGTGGCTTTCTAGACAAGTATTATTGTCAAACCCAAGGCAAGCATGTGCATCAATTTTACCAGGATTGCCGCGTGACTATCCTGCAGTCCCACAAACTTATACGGTGCCAGATGAAAATATGTGGTCAAATACACCTCCACCCTATAACCAATTCATGACACCTCCACCCACTAACTTTGACCAAACATTTAACCCATCCACCAACTACAACTACAACCAAACTTACCAATCACCGCCACAACCCACAAACCAAATCTTACATAACACCCCAATCCCATATCCAAGCTATTCTCAACAAAGTCGTCATGGAGAAAGCTCTCGAACATCAAACTATTCATTTGATGACTACAATCCAACTCAATACACCACACAAATCAGTTATCCAGACCAATCACAATACTCCTCGTTCAACCTACCAACCCCTCCACACTTTGTCAACTATCCCCAAACAAGCTATGCACTTCAATGGCCAAATTCACAAACAAATACCATAGAAAATCTGGCAGCAGGGTTTAATGACGATGACTTCGTTAATGAAATCTGGACCAACTCAGCTTCACAAGTGCAAAATGAAGTCGCTATGGAAACTAACGATGATGCTGAAATTCTTGACGAGGAtgtggaagaggaagaggaagaggaagagcaACACCAACGACCCGTACggaacaaaaaagataaattatgtgctACGGGAGGTCATAGTTTACATTGGCGTAATTGA